From the Solanum stenotomum isolate F172 chromosome 4, ASM1918654v1, whole genome shotgun sequence genome, one window contains:
- the LOC125861235 gene encoding cytochrome P450 71AU50-like, which produces MLDIMQSGEAEFQVGRRHIKAILFDMLIAAMGTSATAIEWILTELLRHPHEMKKLQKELEQVVGLERMVKESDLEKLNYLDMVVKEGMRLHCVVPLMPHEAIEDCVVNSFHIQKGSRILINFYAVQRDPNIWPEPEKFLPERFVESSIDVRGSDFQLLPFGSGKRSCPGMQLGIIIVQLIVAQLVHCFDWELPNGMQPCDLDVENFGLATSSENPLVAIPTFRLNNA; this is translated from the exons ATGTTGGACATTATGCAATCAGGAGAAGCAGAATTTCAGGTTGGTCGTAGACATATAAAAGCTATCCTCTTC GATATGTTAATTGCAGCAATGGGCACTTCAGCAACAGCTATAGAATGGATACTAACAGAGCTTCTTCGACATCCTCATGAGATGAAGAAACTCCAAAAAGAGTTGGAACAAGTGGTAGGCCTTGAAAGAATGGTAAAAGAATCAGACTTGGAGAAGTTAAACTACTTAGACATGGTTGTAAAGGAGGGCATGAGGCTGCATTGTGTAGTTCCACTAATGCCTCACGAGGCCATAGAAGATTGTGTAGTCAATAGCTTCCACATACAAAAAGGATCCCGGATCTTGATTAACTTTTATGCTGTTCAAAGGGATCCAAATATTTGGCCTGAGCCTGAAAAGTTTTTACCTGAGAGGTTTGTTGAGAGCAGTATAGATGTCCGTGGAAGTGACTTCCAACTTTTACCATTTGGCTCTGGCAAAAGAAGTTGCCCTGGAATGCAGTTGGGGATCATCATTGTCCAACTTATAGTAGCACAACTGGTGCATTGCTTTGATTGGGAGCTTCCAAATGGTATGCAGCCTTGTGATTTGGATGTTGAGAACTTTGGGTTAGCAACAAGCAGTGAAAATCCTTTAGTGGCTATTCCTACTTTTAGACTAAATAATGCTTAA
- the LOC125861722 gene encoding cytochrome P450 71AU50-like, translating to MALIWAILVVIFVVYAFYELLNNIQNRKRYPPGPKGLPIIGHLHLLGKNPHHDLQKLAKTHGPLMYVRLGLVPTIVVSSADTAEKFLKTYDHIFASRPHNEAALYLAYGQKNMITAKYGPYWRNMRKFCTQHLLSNQKINSFQSMRRQQVELMIKSLKNEACDHRVVVDLSAKISSLSADMTCLMVFGKKYTDEDLDKRGFKALVNEVEHLAATPNLGDFFPFLGVIDLQGLTRLLKDLSKVFDEFLEKIIDEHVQSRDQKQSKDFVDTMLDIMQSGEAEFQFDRSHIKAVLFDMLIAAMGTSPSAIEWILTELLRHPHVMKKLQKELEEVVGLERMVKESDLEKLKYLDMVVKEGMRLRAVAPLAPHEAMKDCVVNSFHIHKGSRIMINFSAIHRDPNIWPEPEKFLPERFVGSSIDIRGRDFQLLPFGSGRRGCPAMQLAIVLIDLIVAQLVHCFDWELPNGMQPCELDVEEHFGLATSRANPLMAIPTYRLKNNA from the exons ATGGCTTTGATATGGGCAATACtagttgttatttttgttgtgtaTGCCTTTTATGAATTGCTAAACAACATCCAGAATAGGAAAAGGTATCCTCCAGGTCCAAAAGGTCTTCCCATTATAGGACATCTTCACTTGTTAGGAAAAAATCCACACCATGATTTGCAAAAACTAGCCAAAACACATGGTCCCCTTATGTATGTTAGACTGGGACTAGTACCTACAATTGTTGTCTCGTCTGCAGACACAGCGGAGAAGTTCCTCAAGACATATGATCATATCTTTGCTAGTAGACCTCATAACGAGGCAGCTCTGTATTTGGCATATGGACAGAAGAATATGATAACCGCAAAGTATGGACCATACTGGCGCAACATGCGCAAATTCTGCACTCAGCACCTTTTGAGTAACCAAAAGATCAATTCATTTCAATCCATGAGAAGGCAACAAGTTGAGCTTATGATCAAATCACTTAAAAATGAAGCTTGTGATCATCGCGTTGTTGTTGATCTTAGTGCAAAGATTTCGTCTTTGAGTGCTGACATGACTTGCTTGATGGTGTTTGGAAAGAAGTACACGGATGAAGATTTGGACAAGAGGGGATTCAAAGCTCTTGTTAATGAGGTTGAGCATTTAGCAGCAACACCAAATCTTGGAGATTTTTTCCCCTTCCTTGGTGTAATTGATCTCCAGGGACTCACTCGCCTGCTCAAGGATCTTTCAAAGGTGTTCGATGAGTTTCTTGAGAAGATTATCGATGAACATGTCCAGTCTCGTGACCAGAAGCAATCCAAAGACTTTGTTGACACCATGTTGGACATTATGCAATCAGGAGAAGCAGAATTTCAATTTGACCGTAGCCATATAAAAGCTGTACTCTTC GATATGTTAATTGCAGCAATGGGCACTTCACCATCAGCTATAGAATGGATACTAACGGAGCTTCTTCGGCACCCTCATGTGATGAAGAAACTCCAAAAAGAGCTAGAAGAAGTGGTAGGCCTTGAAAGAATGGTAAAAGAATCAGACTTGGAGAAGTTGAAGTACTTAGACATGGTTGTAAAGGAGGGCATGAGGCTGCGTGCCGTAGCGCCACTAGCGCCTCACGAGGCCATGAAAGATTGTGTAGTCAATAGCTTCCACATACATAAAGGATCCCGGATCATGATTAACTTTTCTGCTATTCACAGGGATCCAAATATTTGGCCTGAACCTGAAAAGTTTTTGCCCGAGAGGTTTGTTGGGAGCAGTATAGACATTCGTGGACGTGACTTCCAACTTTTACCATTTGGCTCTGGCAGAAGAGGATGCCCTGCAATGCAGTTAGCAATTGTCCTTATCGACCTTATAGTAGCACAACTGGTGCATTGCTTTGATTGGGAGCTTCCAAATGGTATGCAGCCTTGTGAATTGGATGTTGAGGAGCACTTTGGGTTAGCAACAAGCAGAGCAAATCCTTTAATGGCTATTCCTACTTATAGACTAAAAAACAATGCTTAA